GTGAATAGGCCAGGATAGATAATTGGCAATAGCAAGAGCTAAACGAACAGTTGTGGGTTTAACCACCGGACTAAAGTGGAATGATAATCTAAATCAGGTCACTGAGTGAACCTTTTCGCAACAAGTCTTGTCTTGTACCTGTTAACTGAACTATCAGGCTTATGCTTAATCCTAAACaaccagaggcggatccagaatttaagtTTTATGGATTCAACGTTTAAGATTTTTAGCATtcaacccattatatttttaaaactacGGATAAGGGCCAAATATATCCATGTACTATAAGAAAAGGTTTAAATATACCCTCCGTTATACTTTGGGTCGAAATATACCCTTGCCGtaatactattggttcaaatataccccttgTCTGTTATGTTTGTCCAAGGTGAACATTCAATCCTACATGGCACTGACATTTTATGAGGTAGATGCCATGTGGCATGCCACCTCAGCGTCCCTAACCCATTTTACCCCtcccttctattttttttctacTACTAAAATTCCTTTCCCCTCCACCAACATTGTCACCATTACCGCCACcatgaacaatattgtatttcatTGCTACCATCACAAGAAAAGCCACTTGGAGAAGACGCACACCTTATATGTGCAGATAATAGGTGTTCCTGATATGGCCCAAATTGAAGTTATTGCAGGAGAAAAGGGACAACTTCATGCAAGATGTGATTGAAGAGCACAAGAACAACAGAAAGGGATCTTCTTTTGAGCAAAAGAACAACACCATGATTGATGTTCTTCTATCACTCCAAGATTTAGAACCTGATTATTACACGGATGAAGTGATAAGGGGCATGGGACAAGTCACGTTATCAGCAGAGACTGATACTACAGCTAGCACAATGGAGTGGGCATTATCACTTCTTCTGAACAATCCTGAGGCACTAAAGAAATCTCAAAACGAAATAGACACTCACATAGGACAGTCACCAAGATTACTTGATGACTCAAACCTTGCTCAACTCCCTTATTTCCATGGAATCATAAACGAAACTCTCCAAATGTATCCAATTGTTCCGATTCTTGTGCCACATGAGTCCTCGAATGAGTGTGTCGTTAGAGGTTTTCGTGTCTCCCGTGGGACAATGTTGCTGGTGAATATGTGGCAatgaaatacaatattgttcatgGTGGCGGTAATGGTGGCATGGTGGTGGAGGTGAAGGAAATTTTAGTGatggaaaaaaaagaagggaggGTATAATGGGTTAGGGGCGCTGAGGTGGCATGCCACGTGGCATCTACCTCATCAAATGTCAACTTAATAGACGAGGGTTATATTTGAACAAATAGTATTACGACAAGAGTATATTTAGACGCAAAGTATAACGAGGAGTATATTTAAACCTTTTCTCATAgtacaggggtatatttggcccttccCCGTTAAAACTATGGGCTCAATctactatttattataattttaatagatTTTTACACATTAATTTATATTACGCGTCAAAAATTATATGTTCAATTGAACCCGACACCGGAACGCTACATCTGCCCCGTAAACAACCATATGCAATCAACCACATTCCATGAGAGATCACTAGGTGCTAAATCCATGTCATGTTTCTGACTAAACATCAAATTCAGACTACGTAGCAGTTTGCTAATGAGGGTAGGATTGGACTTGTTTGAAGGTATTTGATATCGGACTATAGGTTTAGATATGGGGGTGATTGAACTGAGAGATGGAATTGCTTGGGTTTCAGACTCTTAGTCTAAGACCGTGTGACCATTGGGTGACGAGGGGGAGGGTGATTAGAGTTGGTCGGGAGCGAGAGTTGATCGGGGTTTGGTGCAGGTTGTTGAGGGAGGGTGCTTCAGCATTAGTAGGTTATGGTGATAGGTGGGTTGGATCTTGGAGGAGCCGCTGAAGTGGGTTGGTTTGGAGTTAAGGATGGGTTTCGCTTATCTGGGCCAGAAGGGTTAGTTTCGGGTGGTGAAGATTGAGATGAAATAGAGTTTGATGACGAGGAGGAGAGATGATTACCTGAACGAGAAGACGCACACATAGGGAAAGGAGGAGCATTCGATGACTGTTTATGCATGGAAATCGAAGATGGCAATTCAAAACTTGCACTtaaaggatatatatatatatatatatatatatatatatatatatatatatatatatatatatatatatatacacacacacacacacacttggagattattttcctaatattttgataaaaaataattaataactcTTATAATCGGTTTCTCCTAATAATCCTTTTTGGTGAATGTATTatagttttagttttttttcttttttgaagtaCCATATTCATATCTTCTAATTGACATATTAAAATTCTAATAAAGGATTAAAAAGACAATATATAACTGTAAAGtaaaaataacataaacaaaAAATATGCTTGACAGTTAGATAATGGAATCTCGCTAAAAGAAAATTAATGACTTGATTTCAAAATATGTTTTAGTTGCTTCaataattcaataatatcaaaaGTGCacaatatattttattaatagTGCTCTTAAGCTATGATTTTCAGAGAATAATACTAGCTTATCAGACTTGAACTCgaaaaaaataaaagggaatatAGAAGTATATAAATGTTGTGTAAGAGATTGACTCTTCGACAAACCAAAAAAAAGTGAATAGCGTAAAATATACTACTTTACATGTTTTCtgattggaaaaaaaaaaagtggAATATAATTATTTCACTTGATAGATCTTTTCACACATAAACGGCTTGGAAGAGTCTACTTAAAAGTATTGTAATTGTTTTtccgaaaaaaaaagaagaacaaattaACCTATTAACCtattattgattaaaaaaataagGCCTCCCAAAACACAAATGAGAATAATATTTATTCGAAAAACCTAAATAACAGAGGGTGTTGACTTTGGTTCTAATATATTTTTGGCATATAGTCTAAGCTGCGGATAGCATAAACACCCAAAAAATTTAGTAGCCTCATAATTTGGTGCTTCTTTAAATAAAATTTCATACGTGCACCGATTTTTTATTGTAGTGAGTCTATTTATTAGATATACAGCTTGGTGACAAGCATTACTCCAAAATTTAGAGGGTAACGAGCCTTGgtgtaaaagtattttttaagttttaataACATGTCGGTGATGACGTTCTACCAACGCAGCTCATTGTGGAGTGTATGGTGGGGAAACCAAGTGTTCAATACCCTATGATTTTAAATAGGAAGTTAAGCTTGAAACTTCACCTCCTCCATCGGTGTAAAAAGAATAAATTTTTGTTTGAAAACGTCTTTCTAAGAGTGGATGTATTGTTTTAAAGACTTCCAAAATTTCTTGTAAAGTGTATAGccaaatatattttgaaaagtaATCCACCACAAATagaatataatattatttttgatcaATAGATAAAATTTGTGTAGGCCCCCATAAATCACTCTAAAGGGTCGTTGACTCTTCAAAGAATTAACTGAAAAAGGCAACATGTGGCttttatgaaaatcacaagaaTTACAATCAGAACTTATTCTTGAAGAACTAACATGAGTTGAaaatttatgcaaaatattgttTAAAGTGCAACAACTTGGATGACCCAAACGCTAGTGCCACAGTTCAATTGGAATAGCCACATTGCACTGGGAATTGCTATCTGGTGGCCACGCATATAGTAACCCATTATTCTGACCTTGAACTAACAGTGCCCCCGTACTCAGATCCTTTAcaagataagaaaaagaaaaaactgccATGGAGGTGTTATTGTCAAAGCAAAACTGAGAGACAGATATGTGATTGTTTTTTATAGCAGGAGAGCAAAGAGTATTAGATAGGATAAAGAGATAATTTGATACTTTTAGTTCAGCATTTGAGAGACTAGTATGGTGGTTCCATTACCCATAGTGATTTTCTTAGGCATGTGGTAGTCTTGAGAAATTGCTAGGCTTTATGCATCAGAGGCAATATGATGGGTGGCCCTTATGTCGATGATCCACAGTGCTTGTTGTTGTATTTGACATCCAACAAAGTTGGCTCTAGCCTGAAAATAGTTGTGGGACTCGTTGCGACAGACCCGGGCAATGTGACCAGGATGATCACATAGTTAGCAAACCAAATTGTTATCAGGCTGAGCAGAGTTCTTTCCATACTTCCATGGTTGGCCTCGATTAGGTTGATCGTTGTTTGCTGTGTTGGTATGCCTATTGTTGATGTTGATCCGAGATTGTGTAGTAGAGCATTGTGCGACAGCAACAATAATGGAATTTGAGAGAGAAGCACGAGTATTATGATGTTTCAAAAAGAGTTCATGATCAAGTAACTTCTCATACAACTCTTCATATGAGATGGTAGTATCTCGTGCCCGAATAGCTGCTGAAAATTCTTTGAAATCAGATCCAAAACCTGTGAGGATCTTCACAATAAGCTCCTCGTTGGAAACAGGAGCACCAGCTGAAGCAAGTTCATCACAAAGAGAGCGAACTTGATGCATATAGTGAGTGACTgtgctcaggtatgttaaggctatcccttctttccatttggcatgatccatacaatacaaatgaaacgagcaaatacacaacttttataaataactctattcataaaagtactagaagtgcctatgtttttgattccccatgtatcctattattctatcatctgttcatgggtctcagaaaatacgtaagttgatgaagtttatttcatgatattagtcaaaggcatattgattttatgacattccgagaaatgtTATTAAcgcacttcttatgcatttcatgcatttatacatgtacattgacccatgaccagatggcattatatacgcgtatattatatgtatatgggatacgagaaaaggttacggcattatatacgcaccaccacctgatcagctggtatacgttgatgatttgcccacagtggccgagatgatatgacgagatgccctcataggcttgatgatcttacgaacgcatatacctatgcatggtatgacaattatacgcatatgcatggcattataaatatGAGATAATTTACAGAACTATTCAAACTTACATGTTGAGtgttttactccatgtttctctatgtcttttatttattgatttttatttcttatatactcggtacattatttgtactgacgtcacTTTTAtatggggacgctgcattttatgtccgcaggtcccgatagacaggttgagagtcctccaagtaggctatcagctgagcagaaggtgttggtgcgcactattgctccggagttgcttatttggtcaatatgattaggacatgtattgattggtatcgTGGGGCTTCTGTCCTGACCATTATGgtgtttatctactcttagaggcttgtagacatatgtcatgtacgtgaaagattgtatgaccttgtcggcctatgttcagtgtacgagggatcattttggtcttataggcatgtatgtcatatgtataagtttgtattaaaTGTTGGGTCGTCCAATGTTGAGtgtttcctcatgttttattctacttatctcacgacagtcTCTCCGGCTcatttatctatgatagtatgatacgaaagatacgttacattggtactcgattgaATAAGGTATCGagtacccgtcgcggcccatcggtttgggtcgtgacaaaagtggtatcagagcagttctgtcctagggagtctacaagtcgtgtctagtagagtcttgtttatgggtgtgttgtgaacCACACATATAAGCAGGAgcctacagggcatttaggactgtcactctttcttcttactctagaccgtgtggtagagctcagttgtaagaactcaatttcctaaactctatctttttcataatacaacgatacctacatccataAAGATAGTTGGTCAAagattgcatgtggatgtggaagagttgagtcagaggaactcgattttacatgatgcttatgatgagtaaatgtaaggtctccagcagatcatgtgtgtactaagacgtgtgagCTTCTGAaaaaggagccctaaggcatgaatatttaTCCACCCATATGATAaaaagcaatgagagattcagaaggtagatacaagtttcaacaagtaaaagaagcaaggtgaagaagggtacgaggcgcccagttaatgaagattatcaggatttgcaattcaggcagagaaatataagccttttgagttaccttcaacaataacagaggtatgtataattggtcacacccatctcagttatgccctatgggaacTAACAGATATgatttaagagaaggacgggatatcaggatccggctggggttagagcaACCCAAAAATGATGAATGGATTATtcgcgttagttgacatttccgaaggatattgcaaatgtgctaatataTCTCCTTATAAGACACCCAGATGGGGcattctaaaatagtacagctaaatatgagtactacaaagataggcattggaagcctggaagggataaatattatcttagtatggctcacgtccctagtagagcgagaatgttaggcaacccgaagagccagggaatggagcaaggagagctaaaagcaaaagaatgtcttgttgaagtttcagaataaagtgataaacagaaatattagcagggaaataagaagagagttaatgaagcattatgagtaagatgtgatacatggatgacaatggtagatcaaaacaatgacagtattatagagtctatagtcaaggaGAGGAAAatatgagaggtgacaggccttgaggaaACAAAAGAGTACAagtcataaagtcatatcctcatttcgagaaataagtttgcgactctaacgtgattaccagaaggaaaagttacaCCCCCAAAGTAAtggaaatcagtatggactggtgaataagataaactaaacatgaattagagaCTGAGTGatatgataatagtcggcatcatgagaatttcagattgcattccggtgataatagaatggacgacagaagaataccctttaaaggtcattcaggaagacgcttccctaaagcaagcaaagtgagcaaagttaagcttaagggactacgtgtgtcagttacactaagtgtcaccctcgtgggcaaggaattttgttatccttagtacagaaggattaccgcaaggcggaTAAGGGTCAtcaatgtgaaaagacgccaaaaagaaagaggtaaaacatctatagataTATCGTCGTGGCtttaaatcttagtactcccctatagggggggaatatggagtgatgtggcattaattaagattaagtggttctagtaactatggaatggtaaaggaagaatgcgataaaaaatgaaaaaggaacgagattgcacttattcaaatcccacAAATATGCAACGATTCTAGAATATTATGAAAACACAACAtgaaggagaggaagtaaggcttcttgcccgagatgttattgataaataaggagaaagtgcgagacataagttaagacaaaggtgtcgtaagttaagacaagaggatacatacaaatcaacagatcgtgcaagataaacatagtaaaccccaacatgggaattcagtcttgcagatatgacatcgtgacccttgagaaatattcagataggagatggggtagttaaaggtgtcgtatgagtgttacggaaataaaagataatgccactgggaagacagtcaaaatattagttcagaagcaaccctacaagcataagggagtggaaataagtaactacagataattataggcgaggaaggacatcaaaattTTCGCCGAGTAAACGatataataagctcacaactttacaagagtcataaggtcctccctaaatactacaacgaaagactagctgagaaaataaggaagaaggcttcaacctaagcacagtgacctaaacaGAAAATGGTCTTGTAATAACAGTCTCACAATAGCaatgtatgcactccataagaaagtggcggctatcgtggctaatgaacgggaagaagaaaaaaaatgaaaaggtgatattcaagatcatatgggttgtatggaatcCCAATATGtctgggaactaagataagctaagtatgaatgcaataagggggcagaaagaccaggaaaagtaatagcttacatttaaagaaagttgagaaggaacgaaaggaattattcgatcaatgatccagagttagttacattatgaatgcacttaagatttcagagtattatccatgcagcatctgtgttgacaatcatacagccgtagaagactccggtataagttaaaagaaagaattgagtccaggtctgtgatgacccaaaatatcatctttaaatttaataagtaattttgtgttctaagaccttgaaaagtaccatttatcattcctcgacatgcgtgcgcagtccgtacaatttttcggaaagtttttatgtgaaaaatggattaaaatgtgaaatagagctttaaaactcaactaagttgactttggtcaacattttgagcaaacggatccggatcagtattttgacaattccggtagtttcgtatcgtgatttgggacttgggcgtatgcccggaattgaattctgaggtccctagcccaagatatgaaattttgatgaaaaattaaaagcttgaaagcttaatgatttctaagaaattactgatgttggatttattgacctcgggtctatattttggtttcggagcccgtataggtccactataatatttatgacttgtctgccgaatttggtgagaatcggagttgatttgacgtgatttggacatCCGGTTgtaaaaaatataagttttaaagttttcttgaaaacttcctttgagtcagtgtctgattcgtagttctaggtgttattttggcgatttggtcacgcgagcaagttcgtatgatgttttaggacttgggtgcatgtttggtttggagccccgagggctcgggttgatttcgggtggttgacgAATCATTGCTGGACTTAAGAAAAACTgcagaaatctgcttctggtttccttcttcgcgttcgcgaggggagtctcgcgttcgcaaagaggaaatttggactggcactttttgtgcttcgcattcgTGACTGagggaacgcgttcgcgaagtgtcgaggtgcaaagcttcgcgttcgcgaagggaaaggggCTGGCCAggaaaatggccttcgcgttcgcgaaggccaagccaggcaagcttcgcattcgcgaagtatccctcgcgttcgcgaagagtaaaattggtcAGCAGGAATTtgcgcttcgcgaacgcgaggcactgaccacgttcgcgaagggtaaaagttccagaaacagaacttaagttctgaaaaatgggattcgtcccattttcaacccttttttatttttgagctcgggtaaggcgatttttggacgattttcacgggaaaacattggggtaagtgttccttatcctatattaattatatttcatgatttcatactcgtttatatcatgaatccgtaaatttatgaaagaaaaatcagatttttataaaatcttccaaaaacgaaaatttaagatttgaaggtccatacTCGTCAAATTGACtgtttgcctacttacttgaaaaatcataaattattttaaatcataaattaattattataataattgtttctctcctattctttgtcaaacattaatccttgaattcttgcattaattattacatgctatttgaattatgtgtcttaattgttatttgatatttagcatattaaatattaaactgcctattttctccctgatttccataataatttgctatttgtcattgtttatttcataattaaatcataattattgtatgcttgttgtcttctaattttatattaattgttgtatttattagggaaatttcttctataagaattggtaaatggatatattggaggagcgggttgcacgccgcaacagaattgattgaaatggatatatattgaagaatcgggttgcacgccgcaatagacttattaaaaagtcaatattggaggatcgggttgcacgctgcaacagacttattaaaatgtcaatattggaggatcgggttgcacgccgtaatagacttattaaaaagttaatattggaggatcgggttgcacgccacaacagacttattaaaaagtcaatattggaggatcgggttgcacgccgcaacagacttattaaaaagtcaatattggaggatcggattgcacgccgcaacagacttatatatatatatatatatatatatatatatatatatatatatatatatatatatatatatatatatatatatatatatatatatatacacacacacacacacacacacacacacacacacacacaatatattgggagagtgggttgcacgctgcaacagaattgaatgtgaatatattatgagagcaggttgcacgctgcaacagaat
The sequence above is drawn from the Nicotiana tabacum cultivar K326 chromosome 13, ASM71507v2, whole genome shotgun sequence genome and encodes:
- the LOC142168158 gene encoding isoflavone 2'-hydroxylase-like: MALTFYEEKRDNFMQDVIEEHKNNRKGSSFEQKNNTMIDVLLSLQDLEPDYYTDEVIRGMGQVTLSAETDTTASTMEWALSLLLNNPEALKKSQNEIDTHIGQSPRLLDDSNLAQLPYFHGIINETLQMYPIVPILVPHESSNECVVRGFRVSRGTMLLVNMWQ